The following coding sequences lie in one Arthrobacter sp. PGP41 genomic window:
- the paaE gene encoding 1,2-phenylacetyl-CoA epoxidase subunit PaaE, which translates to MPVVRQTAAEEAQATGRRRPSFHTLAVKEVRRLTEDAIEVAFHVPAELAGQFDYLPGQYVALRTTLPDEAGEPKEIRRSYSICAEPRSFGDGTSEIRVAIKKDLGGLFSTWANAELKAGDTLDVMSPMGAFVSRHGRDGQAVEQNRMNSMNNPEELAGDVASQGEANFVAIAAGSGITPVIAIARTLLAANPECRFDLIYANKAAMDVMFLEELADLKDKYPQRLAIHHVLSREQRIAPLLSGRIDSEKLRQLLGTAIHADDVDEWFLCGPFELVQLCRDTLAERGVKPENVRFELFTSGKPDKPEGNAGRPVLVDESKETYKITFKLDGLQGEVASPTHARESILNAALRVRPDVPFACAGGVCGTCRAKVVTGSVTMDENYALEQDELDKGYVLTCQSHPTSKEVTVDFDV; encoded by the coding sequence ATGCCTGTTGTCCGCCAGACCGCCGCCGAAGAGGCGCAGGCCACCGGCCGCCGTCGTCCGTCCTTCCACACCCTCGCCGTGAAGGAGGTGCGCCGGCTCACCGAGGACGCCATCGAGGTCGCCTTCCATGTGCCCGCGGAGCTCGCCGGCCAGTTCGACTACCTGCCCGGCCAGTACGTGGCCCTGCGCACCACGCTGCCGGACGAGGCCGGCGAGCCCAAGGAAATCCGCCGCAGCTACTCCATCTGCGCCGAGCCGCGCAGCTTCGGGGACGGCACCAGCGAGATCCGCGTGGCCATCAAGAAGGACCTGGGCGGACTGTTCTCCACCTGGGCCAACGCCGAGCTGAAGGCCGGGGACACCCTGGACGTCATGAGCCCCATGGGCGCGTTCGTATCCCGGCACGGCCGCGACGGCCAGGCCGTGGAGCAGAACCGGATGAACTCCATGAACAACCCGGAGGAGCTGGCGGGGGACGTCGCCTCCCAGGGGGAAGCCAACTTCGTGGCCATCGCCGCCGGATCCGGCATCACCCCGGTGATCGCCATCGCCCGGACGCTGCTGGCCGCCAACCCGGAGTGCCGGTTCGACCTCATCTACGCCAACAAGGCGGCCATGGACGTGATGTTCCTGGAAGAGCTCGCGGACCTGAAGGACAAGTATCCGCAGCGGCTGGCCATCCACCACGTGCTGTCCCGCGAGCAGCGGATCGCCCCGCTCCTGTCCGGCCGTATCGATTCCGAGAAGCTCCGGCAGCTGCTGGGCACCGCCATCCACGCGGACGATGTGGACGAGTGGTTCCTGTGCGGGCCGTTCGAGCTGGTGCAGCTGTGCCGGGACACCCTGGCCGAGCGCGGCGTGAAGCCGGAGAACGTCCGGTTCGAGCTGTTCACGTCCGGCAAGCCGGACAAGCCGGAGGGCAACGCCGGCCGTCCCGTGCTGGTGGACGAGTCCAAGGAGACGTACAAGATCACGTTCAAGCTGGACGGCCTGCAGGGCGAGGTGGCCAGTCCCACCCATGCCCGCGAGTCCATCCTCAACGCGGCGCTGCGGGTCCGCCCGGATGTGCCGTTCGCGTGTGCCGGGGGAGTGTGCGGCACGTGCCGGGCCAAGGTGGTCACCGGCAGCGTGACCATGGACGAAAACTATGCGCTGGAGCAGGATGAGCTGGACAAGGGCTATGTGCTGACCTGCCAGAGCCACCCCACCAGCAAGGAAGTCACGGTCGACTTCGACGTCTGA
- the paaD gene encoding 1,2-phenylacetyl-CoA epoxidase subunit PaaD: protein MYISDFETRTRTPRQKAWDIAATVVDPEIPVLSIEDLGILRNVDVTGEKVRVTITPTYSGCPAMDAIRDDLKTAFAKEGYPDVEVDQVLAPAWTTDWMTDAGKQKLQEYGIAPPAGNAAAGGKTARHAGPIRLKMAVKCPQCASLNTKELTRFGSTSCKALYVCQDCREPFDYFKVL from the coding sequence ATGTACATCTCCGATTTCGAAACCCGGACCCGCACGCCCCGGCAGAAGGCCTGGGACATCGCCGCCACCGTGGTGGACCCGGAGATCCCGGTGCTGAGCATCGAGGACCTGGGAATCCTGCGGAATGTGGACGTGACGGGCGAAAAGGTAAGGGTCACCATCACGCCCACCTACTCGGGCTGCCCGGCCATGGACGCCATCCGCGATGACCTCAAGACGGCGTTTGCCAAAGAAGGATACCCGGACGTGGAGGTGGACCAGGTGCTCGCCCCGGCCTGGACCACGGACTGGATGACGGACGCCGGAAAGCAGAAGCTGCAGGAATACGGCATCGCCCCGCCGGCGGGCAACGCGGCCGCAGGTGGAAAAACAGCACGGCACGCCGGCCCCATCCGGCTGAAGATGGCCGTCAAGTGCCCGCAGTGCGCCAGCCTGAACACCAAAGAGCTCACCCGCTTCGGCTCCACCTCCTGCAAGGCGCTCTATGTGTGCCAGGACTGCAGGGAACCGTTCGACTACTTCAAAGTGCTGTAA
- the paaC gene encoding 1,2-phenylacetyl-CoA epoxidase subunit PaaC → MSGHGDISTGVAGDSNASATRITPGNALRPEDIALEVRTGLAKPTEDVAEYALRLGDDALILAQRLGHWISRAPELEEDVALGNIALDQLGHARSFLSYAGGALENEDGTPKSEDDLAYFRREHEFRSAHLFEQPNGDFAATIARQFVVSYYQYELYRRLTESTDATLAAIAAKAVKEVDYHRDHSAQWILRLAGGTEESRTRMIHGLRIMWPYVEELFRDDHLTRRLAEAGIAVEPSSLKEDFDRLTGEVLAEAGLEVPDVPAAPGGGRQGRHSEYLGYILAEMQVLAREHPGASW, encoded by the coding sequence GTGAGCGGCCACGGCGACATTTCCACCGGCGTGGCGGGAGACAGCAACGCCTCCGCCACCCGCATCACCCCCGGCAACGCCCTCCGCCCGGAGGACATCGCGCTCGAGGTCCGCACCGGCCTGGCCAAGCCCACCGAGGATGTGGCCGAATACGCGCTACGCCTGGGCGACGACGCCCTGATCCTCGCCCAGCGACTGGGCCACTGGATCTCCCGCGCGCCCGAGCTGGAGGAGGACGTGGCCCTGGGCAACATCGCCCTGGACCAGCTGGGCCACGCCCGCTCGTTCCTCAGCTACGCCGGGGGAGCCCTCGAAAACGAGGACGGAACGCCCAAGTCCGAGGATGACCTCGCCTACTTCCGCCGCGAGCACGAGTTCCGCTCCGCGCACCTGTTCGAACAGCCCAACGGCGACTTCGCCGCCACCATCGCCCGCCAGTTCGTGGTGAGCTACTACCAGTACGAGCTCTACCGCCGCCTCACGGAGTCAACAGACGCCACACTGGCCGCCATCGCCGCGAAGGCCGTGAAGGAAGTGGATTACCACCGGGACCACAGCGCCCAGTGGATCCTGCGCCTGGCCGGCGGCACGGAGGAATCCCGCACCCGAATGATCCACGGCCTGCGCATCATGTGGCCGTACGTGGAGGAACTCTTCCGCGATGACCACCTGACGCGCCGCCTCGCGGAGGCTGGCATCGCCGTCGAGCCTTCCTCGCTCAAAGAGGACTTCGACCGGCTGACCGGCGAAGTCCTGGCCGAGGCCGGGCTGGAGGTCCCGGACGTTCCAGCCGCACCCGGCGGCGGCCGGCAGGGCAGGCATTCCGAGTACCTCGGCTACATCCTGGCCGAAATGCAGGTGCTGGCCCGCGAGCATCCCGGGGCAAGCTGGTGA
- the paaB gene encoding 1,2-phenylacetyl-CoA epoxidase subunit PaaB, producing the protein MSPHGNPEAPASSATEINRDAPKASPAPQEHHDKSAWGLWEVFVRSSRGLSHVHAGSLHAPDAAMALRNARDLYTRRNEGVSIWVVPADAIAASDPDAKGSFFESPQGKDYRHATYYTKSEGVKHL; encoded by the coding sequence ATGAGCCCCCACGGCAACCCCGAAGCCCCCGCCAGCTCGGCAACGGAAATCAACCGCGACGCCCCGAAGGCATCCCCAGCTCCGCAGGAGCACCATGACAAGAGCGCCTGGGGCCTCTGGGAGGTCTTCGTCCGGTCCAGCCGCGGCCTGAGCCACGTCCACGCCGGGTCCCTGCACGCACCCGATGCCGCCATGGCCCTGCGAAATGCCCGGGACCTCTACACCCGCCGCAACGAGGGCGTGTCCATCTGGGTTGTCCCCGCGGACGCCATCGCCGCCAGCGATCCGGACGCAAAGGGTTCGTTCTTCGAGTCGCCCCAGGGCAAGGATTACCGCCACGCCACGTACTACACCAAGAGCGAAGGGGTGAAGCACCTGTGA
- the paaA gene encoding 1,2-phenylacetyl-CoA epoxidase subunit PaaA, with amino-acid sequence MAAQNLQSVPAERTAGTSETADAAGQANFDRVIAEDSRIEPRDWMPAAYRKTLLRQISQHAHSEIIGMQPEANWISRAPSLKRKAILMAKVQDEAGHGLYLYSAAETLGQNRDEMTDALIAGKARYSSIFNYPALTWADMGAIGWLVDGAAICNQVPLCRASYGPYGRAMVRICKEESFHQRQGFEILLELSNGTPAQKQMAQDAVNRWYAPALMMFGPPDDDSPNSKQSMAWNIKRFSNDELRSRFVGMMVEQVRVLGLTLPDDQIRFNEDTKRWEHGPLDWHEFQEVLAGRGPCNSQRLERRRQAHDDGAWVREAAAAYAAKQAAKQSKTTKEYAA; translated from the coding sequence ATGGCAGCGCAGAACTTGCAGTCAGTGCCAGCTGAGCGAACGGCTGGAACCAGCGAAACGGCAGACGCGGCGGGCCAGGCCAACTTCGACCGCGTTATTGCCGAGGACTCGCGCATCGAGCCCCGGGACTGGATGCCGGCGGCCTACCGCAAGACCCTCCTGCGCCAGATCTCCCAGCACGCCCACTCCGAGATCATCGGCATGCAGCCGGAGGCCAACTGGATCTCCCGGGCCCCCAGCCTGAAGCGCAAGGCCATCCTCATGGCCAAGGTCCAGGACGAGGCCGGCCACGGGCTGTACCTCTACTCCGCCGCCGAGACCCTGGGCCAGAACCGGGACGAGATGACGGACGCGCTGATCGCCGGCAAGGCCCGCTACTCCAGCATCTTCAACTACCCGGCGCTGACCTGGGCGGACATGGGTGCTATCGGCTGGCTGGTGGACGGCGCCGCCATCTGCAACCAGGTCCCGCTGTGCCGCGCCTCCTACGGCCCGTACGGCCGCGCCATGGTGCGCATCTGCAAGGAAGAGTCCTTCCACCAGCGCCAGGGCTTCGAGATCCTGCTGGAACTCTCCAACGGCACTCCCGCGCAGAAGCAGATGGCCCAGGACGCGGTGAACCGCTGGTACGCCCCGGCCCTGATGATGTTCGGCCCGCCGGATGACGATTCGCCCAACTCCAAGCAGTCCATGGCCTGGAACATCAAGCGCTTCAGCAACGACGAGCTGCGGAGCCGCTTCGTGGGCATGATGGTGGAGCAGGTCAGGGTCCTGGGCCTCACCCTCCCGGATGACCAGATCCGCTTCAACGAGGACACCAAGCGGTGGGAGCACGGCCCGCTGGACTGGCACGAGTTCCAGGAAGTGCTCGCCGGCCGCGGCCCCTGCAACTCCCAGCGCCTTGAGCGCCGCAGGCAGGCGCACGACGACGGCGCGTGGGTCCGCGAGGCAGCCGCGGCATATGCCGCGAAACAGGCAGCAAAGCAGTCAAAGACGACGAAGGAATACGCAGCATGA